The following are encoded in a window of Flavobacterium cupriresistens genomic DNA:
- the ribH gene encoding 6,7-dimethyl-8-ribityllumazine synthase produces the protein MATENKNLSEYDKNTIPNAKDFRFGIVVSEWNETITEGLYNGAFDALVDCDVPARQIIRWNVPGSFELIYGAKKMLQTQNVDAVIVIGCVIQGETKHFDFVCEGVTQGIKDLNVQTDIPVIFCVLTDNTMQQSIDRSGGIHGNKGTEAAIAAIKMAYIRQQASMSHPFNQPLLSSGALQIEETQKKIEKK, from the coding sequence ATGGCTACCGAAAATAAAAATTTATCAGAATACGATAAAAACACAATCCCAAATGCGAAAGACTTTCGATTTGGGATTGTTGTTTCTGAGTGGAATGAAACGATAACAGAAGGACTTTACAATGGTGCATTTGATGCCCTGGTTGATTGTGATGTTCCGGCTCGACAAATTATCCGTTGGAATGTTCCGGGAAGTTTTGAGCTGATTTATGGCGCAAAAAAAATGCTTCAGACCCAAAATGTTGACGCCGTTATCGTAATTGGATGTGTAATCCAAGGAGAGACGAAACATTTTGATTTTGTGTGTGAAGGCGTAACACAAGGAATTAAAGATCTGAATGTTCAAACAGATATTCCGGTTATTTTTTGTGTTTTGACTGATAATACCATGCAACAATCTATTGACAGAAGTGGCGGAATTCACGGAAACAAAGGAACAGAAGCGGCAATTGCAGCTATAAAAATGGCCTATATCCGTCAACAAGCCTCTATGTCACATCCGTTCAATCAACCTTTGTTATCTTCAGGTGCACTTCAAATTGAAGAAACACAAAAAAAGATAGAGAAAAAATAA